The Pedobacter roseus genome contains a region encoding:
- a CDS encoding FAD binding domain-containing protein, with translation MNNFDYQQASDVSGTIKLACDNSQAKFIAGGTNLLDLWKYNLVHPSLLIDINHLSELSEIRGRSDGGLRLGAAVKNSDTAYHPSVETRYPLLSRAILAGASAQIRNMASNGGNLLQRTRCYYFYDHQVPCNKRKPGSGCPAKEGYNRMHAILGASEECIAVFPSDMCVALAALEATVNIVGKEGKRTLAFADFHRLPGDRPDLDNHLMPDELITSIDLPEKGFPLNYSYLKLRDRHSYAFALVSVATALELEGDIITEARIALGGVAHKPWRSAEAEEFLRGKPANKENFSTAAEIILKGAKGYGYNDFKIKLAKNAVVRNGMMALNPASQLPGAQPSA, from the coding sequence ATGAATAATTTCGACTACCAGCAGGCTTCAGATGTTTCGGGCACAATAAAACTTGCCTGTGATAACAGCCAGGCCAAATTCATTGCTGGAGGCACAAACCTACTGGACCTCTGGAAATACAACCTTGTCCATCCCTCCCTGCTCATCGACATCAACCACCTTTCCGAACTTTCAGAAATCCGCGGACGCAGTGATGGCGGACTCAGGCTGGGCGCTGCAGTTAAGAATTCCGACACCGCTTACCATCCCAGCGTAGAGACCAGGTACCCGCTACTTTCGAGAGCCATACTGGCAGGCGCCTCAGCGCAGATCAGAAATATGGCCAGCAATGGCGGCAACCTGTTGCAGCGTACGCGCTGTTACTACTTTTATGATCATCAGGTGCCCTGCAATAAGAGAAAGCCGGGTTCGGGATGCCCGGCCAAAGAGGGTTACAACAGGATGCATGCCATCCTTGGAGCCAGTGAAGAGTGTATTGCGGTATTTCCTTCGGATATGTGTGTGGCCCTGGCCGCCCTGGAAGCTACCGTAAACATAGTTGGCAAAGAGGGAAAGCGCACTCTTGCCTTTGCCGATTTTCACCGTCTGCCTGGCGACCGCCCTGATCTGGATAACCATTTAATGCCTGATGAGCTGATCACCTCCATTGATCTGCCAGAAAAAGGTTTCCCTTTAAATTATTCCTATCTTAAACTCCGCGACCGGCACTCCTATGCCTTTGCGCTGGTTTCGGTAGCCACAGCCCTTGAGCTGGAAGGCGATATCATCACTGAAGCGAGAATCGCACTTGGAGGTGTAGCGCACAAGCCCTGGCGTTCAGCAGAGGCGGAGGAATTTCTGCGTGGCAAGCCTGCAAACAAAGAAAACTTTTCAACAGCAGCAGAAATTATCCTAAAAGGCGCCAAGGGATATGGATATAACGATTTTAAAATAAAACTGGCTAAAAATGCGGTGGTTAGAAACGGGATGATGGCACTCAACCCCGCTTCCCAGCTTCCGGGCGCACAGCCTTCAGCTTAA
- a CDS encoding xanthine dehydrogenase family protein molybdopterin-binding subunit, whose product MDTNKTVGKPLSRLEGKAKVTGAAKYAAEYQVSDLLHGYIVGSPVTKGKITDIDITKAMAIPGVVEVISHLNRPKLAWFDLQYTDMDAPPGTVFKPLYDENILYNGQPIALVIASDFETARYASTQIIFQYSREAHQTCLEDHLDRSRAAKKGFATALKPPPPPPTGDFETAFENAAVKINAKYHHGTEHHNPIELFATTTVFEGDGKLTIYDKTQGTINNQLFIANVFGLHYKDVRVLAPFVGGAFGSGLRPQYQLFLCVMAALHLKRNIRVVLDRKQMFSFSHRPPAVQQLRFATDINGRLTALGHSTFAETSSFEDYTEPTSNWSHRLYPAPNTLFEQEVVPLDVPTPMDMRAPGGSTALHAIECTMDELAYKLKIDPLELRLINYSDMDPSSKKPYTSKALRECYLQAAEKFGWQKRSPEPGSMQRGNKLIGYGMATGIWDAFQFPARVKVMIDGEGKMVIDNATTDIGTGTLTVMTQIAADELGLSIEDVEFRYGDSKKPFSMFQGGSAITSSTGVAILVAARALRKKLLKKAAQMDGSPFKKSGEEEVFFGQGLMMLKKDPKVKVSLKDIIAFNKGVAIHTTQMGKPHMLKLKKYSLATHSASFVEVEVDRDLGTVKVTRAVTAVAAGKIINPKTAKSQILGSMIWGISKALYEETIMDAGLGKYINANLGEYHIPVHADIGELEVIFADEKDTLINELGTKGVGEIGLVGMPAAISNAIYHATGKRIYKLPVHFDELI is encoded by the coding sequence ATGGATACAAATAAAACTGTAGGAAAGCCCCTGAGCCGTTTGGAAGGAAAGGCAAAAGTTACCGGAGCGGCAAAGTATGCAGCAGAATACCAGGTTAGCGATCTCCTCCACGGTTATATCGTGGGCAGTCCTGTCACCAAAGGAAAAATTACGGACATCGATATCACAAAGGCCATGGCTATACCCGGTGTGGTTGAAGTAATCTCCCACCTTAACCGTCCCAAACTTGCCTGGTTCGATCTGCAGTATACCGATATGGATGCTCCTCCGGGCACCGTTTTCAAGCCGTTGTATGATGAAAACATACTTTATAACGGCCAGCCCATTGCATTGGTTATTGCCTCAGATTTTGAAACAGCGAGGTATGCCTCCACGCAGATTATCTTCCAGTACAGCAGGGAAGCGCACCAAACCTGCCTTGAAGATCACCTCGATAGGTCAAGGGCAGCAAAAAAGGGATTCGCCACTGCATTAAAACCACCTCCCCCACCGCCAACCGGCGATTTTGAAACTGCCTTTGAAAACGCGGCGGTAAAGATCAACGCAAAATATCACCACGGTACCGAACACCATAATCCCATTGAACTGTTCGCCACCACAACCGTATTTGAAGGGGATGGAAAGCTGACTATATACGACAAAACCCAGGGTACAATCAATAATCAGCTTTTCATTGCCAACGTTTTCGGGCTGCATTATAAAGATGTACGCGTACTGGCACCATTTGTTGGCGGCGCTTTTGGTTCAGGGCTCAGGCCACAGTACCAACTTTTTCTCTGCGTGATGGCAGCGCTGCACCTGAAACGCAATATACGTGTGGTGCTGGATAGAAAGCAGATGTTTTCCTTTAGCCACCGGCCACCCGCAGTACAACAACTCCGCTTCGCAACAGACATCAACGGCAGGCTCACCGCCCTTGGCCACAGCACATTTGCCGAAACCTCCAGTTTTGAGGATTACACCGAGCCTACATCCAACTGGAGTCACAGACTCTACCCCGCCCCAAATACCCTTTTCGAGCAGGAAGTTGTCCCACTCGATGTCCCTACACCAATGGATATGCGGGCACCGGGCGGAAGCACTGCCCTTCATGCCATCGAGTGTACCATGGACGAGCTCGCCTATAAACTTAAAATCGATCCTTTGGAACTGAGGCTGATCAATTATTCAGATATGGATCCCTCCAGCAAAAAACCATATACCAGCAAGGCACTGAGGGAATGTTACCTGCAGGCGGCTGAAAAATTCGGCTGGCAGAAACGTTCCCCTGAACCAGGGAGCATGCAGCGCGGCAATAAACTTATTGGCTATGGCATGGCCACCGGGATCTGGGATGCCTTTCAGTTTCCGGCAAGGGTGAAGGTGATGATCGATGGCGAAGGAAAGATGGTAATCGACAATGCCACAACAGATATAGGGACAGGGACCTTAACGGTGATGACACAGATAGCCGCCGACGAACTCGGTCTATCCATAGAAGATGTGGAATTCCGCTACGGAGACAGCAAAAAGCCTTTTTCAATGTTCCAGGGAGGCTCCGCGATCACATCATCTACCGGCGTGGCCATCCTAGTCGCGGCAAGGGCACTCCGTAAAAAACTACTAAAAAAAGCAGCGCAGATGGACGGCTCTCCGTTTAAAAAATCGGGAGAAGAAGAGGTATTCTTTGGGCAAGGCCTCATGATGCTCAAAAAAGACCCGAAGGTAAAAGTTTCATTAAAAGATATTATTGCCTTCAACAAAGGCGTTGCCATCCACACCACACAGATGGGAAAACCCCACATGCTCAAGCTCAAAAAGTATAGCCTCGCAACCCACAGCGCCTCCTTTGTAGAAGTAGAAGTTGACCGGGACCTGGGGACTGTTAAAGTAACCAGAGCGGTAACCGCGGTTGCCGCCGGAAAGATCATCAATCCTAAAACCGCCAAAAGCCAGATCCTGGGTTCAATGATCTGGGGGATCAGTAAGGCCCTTTATGAAGAGACGATCATGGATGCCGGGCTGGGCAAATACATCAATGCAAACCTTGGCGAATACCACATACCCGTACATGCGGATATCGGCGAACTCGAGGTGATATTTGCTGATGAAAAAGATACACTTATCAATGAGCTCGGCACCAAGGGAGTTGGGGAGATTGGCCTGGTAGGCATGCCGGCAGCAATCTCGAATGCCATTTATCATGCAACTGGTAAGCGTATTTACAAGCTGCCGGTCCATTTCGACGAACTGATATAA
- a CDS encoding Hsp20/alpha crystallin family protein produces MTLVKFNPEKKNSSLLPGFNDIFESVLGDTFFSDRRLSSVPAVNISESGEEYHIELAAPGLKKEDFRVSVERDILTISTEQRTESNNEGKTYNRREYSYSAFTRSFTLPESADVDRIQASYTDGILKLNIPKKEEAKAVSRQIEIQ; encoded by the coding sequence ATGACATTGGTTAAATTCAATCCAGAAAAAAAGAACAGTTCATTGCTGCCAGGCTTCAATGACATTTTTGAATCGGTATTAGGCGATACCTTTTTCAGCGACCGTCGCCTGAGCAGTGTACCTGCTGTCAACATTTCAGAGTCGGGTGAGGAATACCATATTGAACTTGCCGCACCGGGCCTGAAGAAAGAAGATTTCAGGGTATCGGTTGAAAGGGACATCCTGACCATCTCAACCGAGCAGAGGACCGAAAGTAATAATGAAGGAAAAACCTATAACAGAAGGGAATACAGCTATTCGGCATTTACCCGATCATTTACCCTTCCCGAGAGTGCAGATGTTGACCGGATCCAGGCGAGTTATACAGACGGCATACTCAAACTCAACATTCCTAAAAAGGAGGAAGCCAAAGCGGTTTCCAGACAAATCGAGATACAATAA
- a CDS encoding response regulator gives MENNKKILICDDDEGILDMLEMVFEDSPYIIIPEQNSLNVKSIVEKEVPDLVILDLWMPVLSGDQVLKNLRKSPSTKDLLVIIISASREGRQIASDAGATGFIAKPFDFDELMGMISVHIG, from the coding sequence ATGGAGAATAACAAAAAAATACTGATCTGTGATGATGATGAGGGGATACTGGATATGCTGGAAATGGTTTTTGAAGATAGTCCATATATCATTATACCCGAGCAGAACAGCCTGAACGTGAAATCTATAGTGGAGAAAGAAGTTCCCGATCTTGTGATCCTGGACCTTTGGATGCCTGTGCTTTCCGGCGACCAGGTACTCAAGAACCTGCGTAAGAGTCCTTCCACCAAAGATCTTCTGGTAATCATCATCTCTGCGAGCCGCGAAGGCAGGCAAATTGCCAGCGATGCCGGTGCAACGGGTTTTATTGCAAAACCATTCGATTTTGATGAGCTGATGGGAATGATCAGCGTTCATATCGGGTAA
- a CDS encoding ATP-binding protein, with protein MISNEPEERGSVFSDNDIGQGLMSQALDASISGIIITDNRQPDNPIIYCNAAFIKISGYTRTEIIGHNCRFLQREDRSQHERALIREAVKNGEACVVEIRNYKKNGELFYNELTISPIHDKEGHVTHFVGVQNDVSARKKVEQDLRQQQGIMEKQIADRTRSLKESEVFLSSIIQTVRESLLVLDPEFRVVSANDHFLKTFKVSSEETVGTMLYELGNHQWDIPKLKELLINILPTNNPVEDFEVEHDFPHIGKKLMLLNAHRVELEGQFKDQILLAIEDITDRREIERRKDDFLSIASHELKTPLTTVKGYVQAMERMVNGATDEKLRTYLSKTSRYLDRLNSLIAELLDVSRIQTGNIELHKMPFDFDRMVRETIEPIQAAANNHRILLEGSSGISVVGDESHIIQVINNLLSNAIKYSPDAQQVEVHIARVSDFIKLSVTDHGMGISPEDQKRVFQRFYRAGDIQQRFPGMGIGLYICEQIIKNHKGTIWVESEKGKGATFSFTLPVKAKEEDGE; from the coding sequence ATGATATCAAATGAACCTGAAGAACGTGGTTCTGTATTTTCAGATAATGACATTGGTCAGGGATTGATGAGCCAGGCACTGGACGCATCAATTTCGGGCATCATCATTACCGATAACCGCCAGCCTGACAATCCCATCATTTATTGCAATGCTGCATTCATAAAGATCAGTGGCTATACCCGTACAGAGATAATAGGCCATAATTGCCGGTTTCTTCAGCGGGAAGACCGCTCTCAGCACGAGCGTGCATTGATTCGAGAAGCAGTAAAAAACGGGGAGGCCTGCGTGGTCGAGATCAGGAATTACAAAAAGAATGGAGAACTGTTTTATAATGAACTCACTATATCTCCCATTCATGATAAGGAAGGGCATGTTACCCACTTTGTTGGCGTGCAGAATGATGTTAGTGCAAGGAAAAAGGTTGAACAGGATTTGCGCCAGCAACAGGGGATTATGGAAAAGCAGATAGCCGATCGTACCAGGAGTCTCAAAGAAAGCGAAGTCTTCCTTTCCAGTATCATCCAAACGGTGAGGGAAAGCCTTCTTGTGCTGGATCCGGAATTTCGGGTGGTGAGTGCCAATGATCATTTTCTGAAAACCTTTAAGGTAAGCAGTGAGGAAACAGTAGGCACTATGCTTTACGAACTTGGGAACCATCAATGGGATATCCCAAAGCTTAAAGAACTCCTGATCAATATTCTTCCAACAAACAACCCGGTAGAGGACTTTGAAGTGGAGCATGATTTTCCGCACATCGGCAAAAAACTTATGCTGTTGAATGCCCACCGTGTGGAGCTGGAGGGGCAGTTTAAGGACCAGATTTTACTGGCAATAGAGGATATTACTGATAGAAGGGAAATTGAGCGGAGAAAGGACGATTTTCTTTCCATTGCCAGTCATGAGCTGAAAACCCCACTCACTACTGTTAAGGGCTATGTTCAGGCTATGGAGCGAATGGTAAACGGGGCTACGGATGAAAAACTGCGTACCTACCTATCCAAAACATCACGTTATCTGGACCGGCTGAACTCGCTCATAGCGGAGCTTTTGGATGTTTCCAGAATCCAGACCGGAAATATTGAGCTGCACAAGATGCCGTTCGATTTTGATAGAATGGTAAGGGAAACGATCGAGCCCATTCAGGCGGCTGCCAACAATCACCGTATTTTATTGGAGGGATCATCCGGTATTTCAGTTGTAGGAGATGAATCGCATATTATTCAGGTGATCAACAACCTGCTCTCCAATGCTATAAAATATTCACCAGATGCACAGCAGGTTGAAGTGCATATTGCGAGGGTCAGTGATTTTATCAAACTTTCGGTTACCGATCATGGAATGGGCATTAGTCCCGAAGACCAGAAGAGGGTTTTTCAGCGGTTTTACAGGGCAGGGGATATCCAGCAGCGCTTTCCAGGCATGGGGATAGGACTTTATATTTGCGAACAAATCATCAAGAACCATAAAGGGACAATCTGGGTGGAAAGTGAAAAGGGAAAGGGTGCTACTTTTAGTTTTACCTTACCGGTAAAAGCGAAGGAGGAAGATGGAGAATAA
- a CDS encoding lmo0937 family membrane protein produces the protein MGNLLYLVAVVLVIIWAISFFGGYYTGGIIHALLVIAVIAIILRLIRGAA, from the coding sequence ATGGGAAACTTACTTTATTTAGTTGCAGTTGTGCTTGTCATTATATGGGCAATCAGTTTTTTTGGCGGATATTACACTGGCGGGATCATCCACGCCCTGCTGGTAATCGCAGTAATTGCCATAATACTCCGTTTGATAAGGGGAGCAGCTTAA